Part of the Mycoplasma mycoides subsp. mycoides SC str. PG1 genome is shown below.
CAAAATAAGATATTTCATATTCTTGTCAAACATCATCATAGGTTAAAACTAATACATAAAACCTAATTAAAGCATCTAGAAAAATTCATTCTAAAACATCTTTGTTGAAAATAATTTCTGAAACTCTTTTTGTAATTCTTTTTTGATAACTATTTTTAATTAACATTAAATTAAAAAAGGTGAAGTTTTAAATTTATTATTTTCAAAATGTATTAGCTTTTTATAAATTTTTTCTATAGTTCAATTTGAATCTAAATACTTAATTAATTCATTGATCAAATTTTGATAATTTGTTTTAATTCAAGCTAGTGTCATTTTTGTTTTCCTTTATTTAAATTAAACATAACAAAAAACAAGTTATAAAACTTGTTTTACAATAAAACTATTCCTTGTTTTTTTAAATCTTCTTTATATTGTTTTTCTCACACACTAACTTGTACTTCACCAATATGAGCTTTTTCTAATAAAAACATACTTAATCGACTTTGTCCAATTCCTCCACCAATAGTTAAAGGCAATTTATCATTAAGTACTTGATCGTGATATAAACCTAAATCAGAATCTGTTTTATTTAATATTTTAGTTTGTTCACTTAAACTTTTAGCATCAACTCTAATACCCATAGAACTAATTTCTAAAGCTTTATCATTAACTAAATCATAAAAAATTAAATCACCATTTAGATTTCAATCATCATAATCAAATGCTCTTTTTGAATGAGGTTTTTTATCTGGTAAATCATAACCAATTTTATAAATGAATACGGCTTTATATTCTCTTGCAACTTCATCTTCTCTTTGTTCAGCTGTTAAATTAGGATATTTATTATATAAATCTAAAGAATCAATAAATGTTAATTGTTTTGGTAACTTATCTACTAAATCAGGATATTTAAAATTGATTTTGTGTTCAACATATCTAATTGAGTCATAAATTTTAGTAGCAATTTGTTTTAAAAACTCAAGATTTCTTTGTTCTTTACTTATAATCAATTCTCAATCTCATTGATCAACATATAATGAGTGTTTATAATCAACAACATCATCTTTTCTAATAGCATTCATATCTGCTCAAATACCTTCACCAAAATTAAAATTATATTTATCTAGTGCATAACGTTTTCATTTAGCAAGTGAGTGAACTATTTCTAAGTCTTCTTTTCATTGATTAGGAGTAAATACAACTGGAATATCACCATTTAATCCATCATTAATTTTAGATTCTGAAGTTACAAAAAGTGGAGCTGAAACTCTTGTTAAGTTTAAATTTTGTTTTAATTGCTTAGTTAAACCAAATTTAATATCTTGAATAGCTTGTTGAGTTTGTTTAATACTTAGTTTAGATTTATACATAATACTCCTTTTTACATTAATAAAATTATATTATTTTAAATATTAAATATTATAAAAAGATAAACTTAAACTGCATTAAATACTAGTATATGACATAGATTTACAAAAGAGTTTTAATAAATATTGTTTTATAAGTTATTTATTTTTTGAAATTGGCTATTTTTTATTTTTATTTTCTAATACTAATATAGGTAGGAAATAATTATGAGAACTAAAAATACTAAGTACATTAGCATATATTTAGATGAAAGTGGCTCAGGAAATTCACCTTTTTTTATTGTCGGAGGATTTTTTTTATTTAATTTTGATAGAAAACAAATATATATTCAAGAAGTTAATATATCAAAAAACATTGAATATATTGAGTCTCAAATAAAAAAGAATAACAAAAAAACAATAGATTTAAAAAAAGAAATGAAATTTATAAATCTAACATTTAAAAATAAAAAATTACTTTTCAATAATATAAAGAATAATAATCAGGTTAATATTTCTATGTTATATGATTTAGTTAAATTTAAAAATGTAAATCAAAAACCCATATTAATTGATTATTTATACAATATAATGGTCTTTTTAATTCTTCAAAATATACTTTTTGATTTATTAAAACAAGATTTTATAAATTTAAAAGATGAGATTTCTATAAAAGTAAACATAGATCAAAGAAGAAACTATAAAAACTCTCTAACCAAATCTAATTCATTTAAAGAATTAAAGATGTATTTGAACACTAGGATGTATGAAAAATCTAAATTCATAAATATGAATAAAATAGAAGTTTTACAGTTTAATTCTAAGTTAGAACCAAATATTAGGTATGCAGATTATTATGTCGGATTGTTATCATCAGTAAGAAGAATTTTAAAAAATCAAGCCAAAAGTTATGATTTTAAATCAGACAAACTATTATGTTTACTAAATAATAGGATAAAACATATCGAATATAAAAATACATTTTCTTAATGTAATAAATAAATCACATCAATATATGAAAAAACACTTAAAAATGGTAATATAAAAGTGTCACTTAAAACCAAAAACCCGAGGCACGTTCCTAAGCGTATGTGGATGACCACGAAATACGTTCGATTTTGGCAGCGGCGACAAGTGTTTACTTGTCTCAAAATAAAAGAATTAATAATAAATTCTCAAAAAGCAACATCAAAGACGTCTATGTTGCTTTTTGTTTTTTTATACACAAAAAAAGAACTGCTATAGCAATTCTTAATTATCGATATTTTCTAATGGATATTGTTTTTTTAAATAAAATAATAACATTTGAATATCAGCTGGATTAACTCCAGTAATTCTTGAAGCTTGTCCAATATTTAAAGGTCTGATTTTTTCTAGTTTGTCTTTTGCTTCTGTTGCTAGGTTATCAACTTTAGAATAATTAATATCTAAAGGAATTTTTTTACGTTCTAGTTTAACTAATTTATCAACTAATTGACGCTCTTTTTTAACATAACCTTCAAATCTAATTTCAATAACTATTGACTGTAACTGATTAGTTTTTAATTTTTGCAAGCTTGGAATAAATTCAATTAATTCATTAATATCAACTGTTGGGATTTTAATAATTTCATAACCACTATATCCATGAGATAAATCAGCTTGATTTTTATTTTTTAAATTTATCGCTAATTGAGATTTTGGTGTAAATCTAATTTCTTTTAATTCTTTAATTGCTTGTTCAATTTCTTTAACATAAATTAAATATTGGTTTCATTCTTGATCACTAATTAATCCAATTTCTTTTCCATATTGTTTTAATCTAGTTTCGGCATTATCATTTCTTAATAATAATCTATGTTCTGCTCTACTTGTTAATAATCTATAAGGCTCTCAAACACCTTTATTAATTAAATCATCAATCATAACACCAATATAAGCTTCATCTCTTCTTAAAATAATTGGATCCAATCCATCTATTTTTCTAGAAGCATTAATACCAGCTATCAATCCTTGTCCAGCAGCTTCTTCATATCCACTAGTTCCATTAATTTGTCCAGCAGTAAATAAATTTTTAACATCTTTTAATTCTAAACTAGGAGATAATTGCATTGGATCTATACAATCATATTCAATCGCATAAGCTCAATGCTTTACTCTAACATTTTCAAATCCAGGTAGTGATTTTAGCATCATTTCTTGAACTTCAATAGGCATTGAAGTTGAAAATCCTTGAACATATCAAGTATCTCCATTTAAAGTTTCAGGTTCAATAAAAATTTGATGAGTATCTTTTTCTCTAAATCTGACAGCTTTGTCTTCAAAACTAGGACAATATCTTGGTCCAATTGATTTAACAGTTCCTGAATACATTGCAGATTTTTCTAAATTGTCTTCAATTATTTTTTTAGTCTCTAATGTTGAATGAATTAAATAACAAGGTTGTTGTTTTTCTATTGGAGTATAAGTGCTTGTTGAAAAGCTAAAAGCTAGTTTCATATCAGTTCCTGGTTCAAGAACAGCATTACTTAGATCAACTGAATCTCTATAAACTCTAGCAGGAGTTCCAGTTTTAAATCTCATTAATTTAATTCCTAAATCAATTAATGATTGACTTATTCCTTTAGTTGTTTTTTCATTATTAGGTCCTGATTCATATCTATCAACACCTTTTAAAATTTCAGATTTTAAATAAGTTCCAGTTGTAATGATTACTGCTTTAGCATTTAAAATAGTTTGATCATCTAAATAAATACCTGTAACAGTTTTATTTTCATCATAAACTAAACCAGTACATGCTCTTGTAATTAAATCCAAGTTTTTTTGATTTTTAATTACATTTCTCATGTATTTAGAATATTCTTCTTTATCTGATTGCACTCTTAATGCTCATACACCAGGTCCTCTTGAAGAATTAAGTAATTTAGTTTGTAAAGCAGTGGCATCAGCGGCTTTAGCCATTTCTCCACCAAGTGCATCAATCTCTCTAACTACTATTCCTTTAGCAGGACCACCAACACTTGGATTACATGGCATTGTTGCAATTTTATCTTCATACAAGTTGATTAAAGCTGTTTTTTTATTTAATCTAGCACTAGCTAAAGCGGCTTCAACTCCCGCATGACCTCCACCTACAACAATTACATCATAATTACTTTTCATACCAAATCACCCTTTAATCTATTCATTAATAATATTATATTTACAATCAAATTTTTAAGCACTATATATTATTGCATAATTTATTATAATTCCACTAAAATAGAAAATAAAAAAGTTCAACATTTGTGTTGAACTCAGGTTATTAATTAATTATTTAACTTCTACTTTATTAGTTTGTTGAGCTTCTTTTATTTCTGGTTTTGATTTCTTTTCTCTAATTATTTTTTGTTTTTCTAGTTGTTGTTTAGATAGAATTGTTGATTCTTCACCAATTAATCCTTCACTTTTTGCAACAATTGTAGTAACTACAGCTCCTGAAGTTACATTAACTCCAGTTCTTCCCATATCAAATAATCCATCTAATGAACCAACTATTGCATAAACTGGAGCAAATCAAACTCCTAAACCTAAACCAGATAAAACACCTGAAGTAAGAACAGTTGCAGTTCCTGGAATTCCACTAATTCCTAAAGAAGCAATTAAAGTAATAACAAAAGCTAGTATAAAGAATGTAAATAATCCCATATTATGAAAATCAGCACTAACTGCACCAGTTCACAATAAACTTGTAATAACTCCAGATTGAACTCCAGCACATCCCATTAATCCCATTGTGGTTGATAATGGAACAACTGTTGATACTGCTGAATCATCTATTTTAATTTCATCTTTTAATGTTCCAATACTCATTGGTAAAGTAGCATTTGAAGATTGTGTTGCAAATCCTTGAATTAAAATTTTAA
Proteins encoded:
- a CDS encoding aspartate--ammonia ligase yields the protein MYKSKLSIKQTQQAIQDIKFGLTKQLKQNLNLTRVSAPLFVTSESKINDGLNGDIPVVFTPNQWKEDLEIVHSLAKWKRYALDKYNFNFGEGIWADMNAIRKDDVVDYKHSLYVDQWDWELIISKEQRNLEFLKQIATKIYDSIRYVEHKINFKYPDLVDKLPKQLTFIDSLDLYNKYPNLTAEQREDEVAREYKAVFIYKIGYDLPDKKPHSKRAFDYDDWNLNGDLIFYDLVNDKALEISSMGIRVDAKSLSEQTKILNKTDSDLGLYHDQVLNDKLPLTIGGGIGQSRLSMFLLEKAHIGEVQVSVWEKQYKEDLKKQGIVLL
- a CDS encoding DUF3800 domain-containing protein translates to MRTKNTKYISIYLDESGSGNSPFFIVGGFFLFNFDRKQIYIQEVNISKNIEYIESQIKKNNKKTIDLKKEMKFINLTFKNKKLLFNNIKNNNQVNISMLYDLVKFKNVNQKPILIDYLYNIMVFLILQNILFDLLKQDFINLKDEISIKVNIDQRRNYKNSLTKSNSFKELKMYLNTRMYEKSKFINMNKIEVLQFNSKLEPNIRYADYYVGLLSSVRRILKNQAKSYDFKSDKLLCLLNNRIKHIEYKNTFS
- the mnmG gene encoding tRNA uridine-5-carboxymethylaminomethyl(34) synthesis enzyme MnmG, encoding MKSNYDVIVVGGGHAGVEAALASARLNKKTALINLYEDKIATMPCNPSVGGPAKGIVVREIDALGGEMAKAADATALQTKLLNSSRGPGVWALRVQSDKEEYSKYMRNVIKNQKNLDLITRACTGLVYDENKTVTGIYLDDQTILNAKAVIITTGTYLKSEILKGVDRYESGPNNEKTTKGISQSLIDLGIKLMRFKTGTPARVYRDSVDLSNAVLEPGTDMKLAFSFSTSTYTPIEKQQPCYLIHSTLETKKIIEDNLEKSAMYSGTVKSIGPRYCPSFEDKAVRFREKDTHQIFIEPETLNGDTWYVQGFSTSMPIEVQEMMLKSLPGFENVRVKHWAYAIEYDCIDPMQLSPSLELKDVKNLFTAGQINGTSGYEEAAGQGLIAGINASRKIDGLDPIILRRDEAYIGVMIDDLINKGVWEPYRLLTSRAEHRLLLRNDNAETRLKQYGKEIGLISDQEWNQYLIYVKEIEQAIKELKEIRFTPKSQLAINLKNKNQADLSHGYSGYEIIKIPTVDINELIEFIPSLQKLKTNQLQSIVIEIRFEGYVKKERQLVDKLVKLERKKIPLDINYSKVDNLATEAKDKLEKIRPLNIGQASRITGVNPADIQMLLFYLKKQYPLENIDN